One window of the Candidatus Chryseobacterium colombiense genome contains the following:
- a CDS encoding sulfite exporter TauE/SafE family protein translates to MEIFGYIASVLIGVSLGLIGGGGSILTVPVLVYLFGIDALLATEYSLFIVGISSVAGSIAYFKKRLVNLKIAVVFGIPSVISIFLTRNYLLPLIPDEVFTINNLIITKDIFLLLIFAGLMMIASYKMIRKDVQQPDEKQENKNNTLLAAGEGSVVGVLTGLVGAGGGFMIIPALVNLLRTPMKVAIGTSLVIISLNSLIGFFSSIHGTSINWRFLLSVSAIAVVGIIIGSYLSKKIDGKKLKPAFGWFILVMGIYIIIKEIFL, encoded by the coding sequence ATGGAAATTTTTGGTTATATCGCATCGGTTTTAATTGGTGTTTCTTTAGGATTAATTGGCGGCGGAGGAAGTATTCTTACCGTTCCCGTTCTTGTCTATCTTTTTGGGATAGATGCATTACTGGCTACAGAATATTCGCTTTTTATTGTAGGAATAAGCAGTGTGGCCGGTTCAATAGCGTATTTTAAAAAAAGATTGGTGAATCTTAAAATCGCCGTAGTTTTTGGAATTCCATCTGTGATTTCCATTTTTCTCACCCGAAACTATCTTTTGCCTCTCATTCCGGATGAAGTTTTTACAATCAACAATCTGATAATTACCAAAGATATTTTCCTGTTGTTGATTTTTGCAGGATTAATGATGATAGCTTCCTACAAAATGATCCGAAAAGATGTACAGCAGCCGGATGAAAAGCAAGAAAATAAAAACAATACACTTTTAGCTGCAGGAGAAGGCTCTGTCGTTGGAGTTTTAACAGGACTAGTCGGAGCGGGAGGAGGATTTATGATTATTCCTGCATTGGTTAATCTTCTGAGAACTCCCATGAAAGTGGCAATTGGAACTTCGCTGGTGATTATCTCTTTAAACTCTCTGATCGGATTTTTTTCATCTATTCATGGTACATCCATTAATTGGAGATTTCTGCTATCCGTATCGGCGATTGCTGTTGTAGGAATCATAATAGGTTCCTATTTATCAAAGAAAATTGATGGGAAAAAGCTAAAACCGGCATTCGGATGGTTTATTTTGGTGATGGGAATTTATATCATCATTAAAGAAATTTTTCTGTAA
- a CDS encoding Crp/Fnr family transcriptional regulator has product MENTVLSSEFNSSPELLEKLYQYGITKTYHEGDIILDENSSIRSIPIVMKGMMKVIRTEEDGREILLYYIKAGESCIMSFLGGMHNEKSIVKAEVEEDTEILFLPIDKVSLFIKEYPEWLDYIFRLYHKRFEELLDIINAIAFKKVDERLLNLLHKKSELSNSSTIIITHEQLANELGTARVVVSRLLKQLEEEGKLKLGRNKIQLLF; this is encoded by the coding sequence ATGGAAAATACGGTTTTATCTTCAGAGTTTAATTCCTCTCCCGAACTGCTTGAGAAGCTCTATCAGTACGGAATCACCAAAACGTATCATGAAGGCGATATTATTTTAGATGAAAATTCCTCTATCCGTTCCATTCCTATTGTGATGAAAGGAATGATGAAGGTTATTCGTACCGAAGAAGACGGACGCGAAATTCTGTTGTACTATATCAAAGCCGGGGAAAGCTGCATTATGTCATTTCTTGGAGGAATGCACAATGAAAAAAGCATTGTGAAAGCGGAAGTGGAAGAAGACACAGAGATTCTGTTTTTACCCATAGATAAAGTTTCGCTGTTCATCAAAGAATATCCCGAATGGTTAGATTATATTTTCCGTCTTTACCATAAACGGTTCGAAGAATTGTTGGACATTATTAATGCAATCGCCTTCAAAAAAGTGGATGAAAGATTGCTGAATCTGCTTCATAAAAAATCAGAATTATCAAATTCGAGTACCATTATCATCACTCACGAACAATTGGCCAACGAATTGGGAACAGCCCGCGTCGTTGTTTCCAGATTACTGAAACAGCTGGAAGAAGAAGGAAAGTTGAAACTCGGTAGAAATAAAATTCAGCTTTTATTTTAG
- a CDS encoding family 20 glycosylhydrolase — MLRFLLVFSVCISSFIFSQKRLNVIPYPQKVEFSEGEFIIPETFILDEYLPKEETEYFKKHIDKAFKFKYAKKKNEVHLVYSLYPPALSHLPKKDEEKKEKYTIYISPNRITINSYTKQGYFLALQTLLQLFEQYKDSGKIPAMKIEDEPKFAWRGMHLDVCRHFFTVEEVKLYIDYLAMYKLNTFHWHLTDDQGWRIEIKKYPKLTQIGSKRKESMIGAYVDNTFDGKPYGPYFYTQEQIKEVVKYAAERHITVVPEIEMPGHALAALSAYPELACTKGPFEPATKWGVFDDVFCPKEETFKFLENVLDEVMALFPSQYIHVGGDECPKTRWKECAHCQELIKKNNLKDEHGLQSYFIQRIEKYINSKGRKIIGWDEILEGGLAPNAAVMSWTGVNGGIEAAKSGHFAVMTPGSYCYFDHYQGDPATEPNAFGGFTPLDKVYSYDPIPNELSAEQAQFIKGVQANLWTEYILDFKQVQYMIFPRLFALSEVGWGTSDPKNYKEFEARVINQFKVLDKMGVNYAKSIYNITGKVTAANNGVSYELSTSQNPSGIRYTLDGTDPTVHSQEYKSLIPVSKSLTIKSAYFENEQIKSAVSSQDFTISKTTGKKITLEQQPSENYSFGGAFTLVDGIIGNQRQLGKTWLGFQGKDVVATIDFGQKTQFSEVYFNTLDNKGSWIHFAKSAQIFISDDGTNFKMIKEIGKEEILNAKGKIKLTLGTQNSKYIKVKIENSGIIPAGNPGADSKAWLFVDEIGVN, encoded by the coding sequence ATGCTACGTTTTTTACTGGTATTTTCTGTATGTATTTCAAGCTTTATTTTTTCTCAAAAAAGACTGAATGTAATCCCTTATCCGCAAAAAGTTGAATTTTCGGAAGGAGAATTTATCATTCCGGAAACATTTATATTGGATGAATATCTTCCTAAAGAAGAAACAGAATACTTTAAGAAACATATTGATAAGGCATTTAAATTTAAATATGCAAAAAAGAAAAATGAAGTTCATTTAGTATACTCATTATATCCGCCAGCTTTATCACATTTACCAAAAAAGGATGAAGAAAAAAAAGAAAAATATACCATTTATATTTCTCCAAACCGTATTACCATAAATTCTTATACAAAACAGGGATATTTTCTGGCTCTTCAGACATTGCTCCAATTATTTGAACAGTATAAAGATTCAGGAAAAATTCCTGCCATGAAAATCGAAGACGAACCAAAGTTTGCCTGGCGTGGAATGCATCTCGATGTTTGCCGCCATTTCTTCACGGTGGAAGAAGTAAAGCTGTATATCGATTATCTGGCCATGTATAAGCTGAATACTTTTCACTGGCATTTAACGGACGATCAGGGTTGGAGAATTGAAATTAAAAAATATCCGAAGTTGACACAGATAGGTTCAAAACGTAAAGAATCCATGATTGGAGCGTATGTAGATAATACATTTGACGGAAAACCTTACGGTCCTTATTTTTATACGCAGGAACAAATTAAAGAGGTCGTAAAATATGCGGCAGAAAGACATATTACCGTTGTTCCCGAAATTGAAATGCCGGGTCATGCTTTGGCTGCATTATCGGCTTACCCTGAACTGGCCTGTACAAAAGGACCTTTCGAACCGGCTACCAAATGGGGCGTTTTTGATGATGTTTTCTGTCCGAAAGAGGAAACTTTTAAGTTTTTAGAAAATGTTTTGGATGAAGTAATGGCACTTTTCCCTTCACAATACATTCATGTCGGAGGTGATGAATGCCCGAAAACAAGATGGAAAGAATGTGCTCATTGTCAGGAATTGATTAAAAAGAATAATTTAAAAGATGAGCATGGCTTGCAGAGCTATTTTATCCAGAGAATTGAAAAATATATTAACTCAAAAGGGAGAAAAATTATCGGTTGGGATGAGATTTTAGAAGGTGGATTGGCACCCAACGCAGCTGTAATGAGCTGGACCGGAGTAAATGGAGGAATTGAAGCGGCAAAATCAGGACATTTTGCTGTAATGACACCTGGTTCTTACTGTTATTTTGATCATTATCAGGGAGATCCGGCTACGGAACCGAATGCTTTCGGAGGATTCACGCCATTAGATAAAGTATATTCTTACGATCCTATTCCGAATGAATTGAGCGCGGAACAGGCACAATTTATCAAAGGAGTTCAGGCTAATTTATGGACGGAATATATTTTAGACTTTAAGCAGGTTCAGTATATGATTTTTCCAAGACTGTTTGCGCTTTCTGAGGTAGGATGGGGAACTTCGGATCCTAAAAACTATAAAGAATTTGAGGCCAGAGTCATTAATCAGTTTAAAGTTTTGGATAAAATGGGCGTGAATTACGCAAAAAGCATCTACAATATTACCGGAAAAGTAACGGCTGCTAATAATGGGGTTTCTTACGAGCTATCAACATCACAAAATCCCAGCGGAATTCGATATACGTTGGACGGAACAGATCCAACGGTACATTCTCAGGAGTACAAAAGCCTTATTCCGGTTTCAAAATCTTTAACGATTAAATCTGCTTATTTTGAGAACGAGCAAATAAAAAGTGCGGTTTCTTCACAGGATTTTACAATTTCAAAAACGACAGGCAAAAAAATAACACTGGAACAGCAGCCAAGCGAAAATTATTCTTTCGGAGGAGCTTTCACTTTGGTTGACGGAATTATCGGAAATCAAAGACAGTTGGGGAAAACATGGCTGGGTTTTCAAGGAAAAGATGTTGTGGCGACTATTGACTTTGGTCAGAAAACCCAGTTTTCAGAAGTTTATTTTAACACGTTAGATAACAAAGGAAGCTGGATTCACTTTGCGAAATCGGCTCAGATTTTTATCTCTGATGACGGAACGAATTTTAAAATGATTAAAGAAATCGGAAAAGAAGAAATTCTGAATGCAAAAGGAAAGATTAAACTTACCTTAGGAACTCAGAACTCAAAATATATTAAAGTTAAAATAGAAAATTCAGGAATTATTCCGGCAGGAAATCCGGGAGCCGATTCAAAAGCCTGGCTTTTTGTTGATGAAATTGGCGTAAATTAG